A section of the Leptospira kobayashii genome encodes:
- a CDS encoding TRL domain-containing protein: MKKEYFLLAFAMATALLVACNNYPTRLDPPGSYGMSGGAPASLFANQKGNVSCQVSDGSCLGQTVGAKTGEACSSIFLFGVIGTGDMSIATAARNGKITKIGTVDYSQLNVLGSLYFEKCTIVSGD, translated from the coding sequence ATGAAAAAAGAATACTTTCTCTTAGCCTTTGCAATGGCTACTGCCTTATTGGTAGCTTGTAATAATTATCCGACAAGATTGGATCCACCAGGTTCTTACGGTATGTCTGGAGGAGCGCCGGCATCACTTTTTGCAAATCAAAAAGGTAATGTTAGCTGTCAAGTTAGTGATGGTTCTTGCCTTGGCCAAACAGTAGGCGCAAAAACAGGCGAAGCGTGTTCATCAATTTTTCTATTCGGGGTAATTGGTACTGGCGATATGAGTATCGCTACGGCGGCGAGAAACGGAAAAATTACGAAAATCGGTACTGTTGATTATAGTCAATTGAACGTTCTTGGTTCACTATATTTCGAAAAATGTACTATCGTTAGTGGGGATTAA
- a CDS encoding DUF445 family protein produces the protein MDIAKIDSWYRKSLVFFSIIAGGFQVYLPDNIWIDACFVILMAGVVGYFTNFLAIKMLFQPKAGKVLGWEGLVPKNKPKIAKSLGESIQNNLLHPDIILAYIYERNLVESGVQKIVKEIDEAIHNDEIREMLVTKIITILKERGPEILEVIFDFSEETIKKMASRPEEIQKLWIYTRNKLMDYLNEQTNREEIGNQLRVVLLEEMPRLANLLNEGLEDYLKTRNTLGKIGIGVKKIFSFNDEAIQELLERFVQDPETSDQFMGMMDEVMARLQERLDSKETQDFITAKISDWLSASGDYARQNLLPNGIERLQSYLDDPSNWEEIEKNFFRAVDWIKNRLVEFMNSEEGKIYLKKNIEKFVHKINVTALVEERVMELDTDDLEKMILDNTGGNLVVIQFLGGILGMIAGLVQVHIYFGIPVGALVGITYIAHYRNKRKQEGDL, from the coding sequence ATGGACATAGCAAAAATTGATTCCTGGTATAGAAAGAGTTTGGTGTTTTTTTCCATTATAGCCGGTGGATTCCAAGTCTATTTGCCTGACAATATTTGGATAGACGCCTGTTTTGTGATCCTTATGGCGGGAGTGGTCGGTTATTTTACCAACTTTCTCGCAATTAAGATGTTATTTCAACCTAAGGCAGGTAAGGTGCTCGGTTGGGAAGGACTCGTCCCGAAGAATAAACCGAAGATTGCCAAATCGTTAGGCGAAAGCATTCAAAACAATCTGCTGCATCCCGATATCATTCTCGCTTATATCTATGAAAGAAACCTGGTAGAATCGGGTGTACAAAAAATAGTCAAAGAAATCGACGAAGCCATACATAACGATGAAATCCGGGAGATGTTGGTAACAAAAATCATTACCATATTGAAAGAAAGAGGCCCCGAGATACTGGAAGTCATCTTTGATTTTTCAGAGGAAACTATTAAAAAGATGGCTTCCCGACCGGAAGAAATCCAAAAGCTCTGGATCTATACCCGTAACAAACTGATGGATTATCTCAACGAACAAACCAATCGCGAAGAAATCGGAAACCAACTGCGTGTCGTACTATTGGAAGAGATGCCCAGACTTGCAAACCTTTTGAACGAGGGCCTGGAAGATTATCTTAAAACAAGAAACACTCTCGGTAAAATCGGAATCGGTGTGAAGAAGATATTTTCCTTCAATGACGAAGCGATTCAGGAACTTTTGGAACGATTTGTACAGGATCCCGAAACATCGGATCAATTCATGGGAATGATGGATGAAGTGATGGCAAGATTGCAGGAACGATTGGATTCGAAAGAAACACAAGATTTCATTACAGCCAAAATTTCCGATTGGCTATCGGCAAGCGGTGATTATGCGAGACAAAATCTATTGCCAAACGGTATCGAAAGATTGCAGTCTTATCTGGACGATCCGAGCAATTGGGAAGAAATCGAAAAAAATTTCTTCCGCGCGGTGGATTGGATCAAGAACAGGCTAGTAGAGTTTATGAATAGCGAAGAAGGAAAGATTTATCTAAAAAAGAATATAGAGAAATTCGTTCACAAAATCAATGTTACCGCACTTGTGGAAGAACGTGTAATGGAATTGGATACGGATGATCTGGAAAAGATGATCCTGGATAATACCGGCGGAAACCTGGTCGTCATTCAATTCTTAGGCGGAATTCTGGGAATGATTGCCGGGCTCGTTCAAGTCCATATCTACTTTGGGATACCGGTAGGAGCCTTGGTAGGGATAACATACATTGCTCATTATAGGAATAAGAGGAAGCAGGAGGGGGATCTTTGA
- a CDS encoding SDR family NAD(P)-dependent oxidoreductase → MKNAYVTGASQGIGKEFVRALAKDYNVFLISRSAADLNKAIIEIEPKSRGMLKAISLDLTKKKEQEELASILEKDKDFEFLVNNAGFGTVGEFASLDLEQELDEINLNVKALVLLSHKALNKFKKTGKGFLINVASIAGYLPAPGSATYAATKAFVKSFTESLHEEARPYGIYVQALCPGLTHSDFHERAGIEKSKYPSLLWQNANEVVDESLSALRHNKAVCISGAVNQSAISLTEFMPRTLLRKTAGLFLKFDRK, encoded by the coding sequence ATGAAAAATGCCTACGTTACAGGTGCCTCTCAAGGGATCGGAAAAGAATTCGTTCGGGCTTTGGCTAAAGATTATAATGTATTCTTAATCTCACGTTCGGCGGCCGACTTAAACAAAGCCATTATAGAAATAGAACCGAAAAGCAGGGGAATGTTAAAAGCGATCTCTTTGGATCTTACAAAAAAAAAGGAGCAGGAAGAACTCGCATCCATTTTGGAAAAGGACAAAGATTTCGAATTTCTGGTGAATAACGCAGGATTCGGAACTGTAGGTGAATTTGCAAGCCTAGACTTAGAACAAGAGTTAGATGAAATTAATTTAAACGTCAAAGCTCTGGTTCTTTTGAGTCACAAAGCTTTGAACAAATTCAAAAAAACCGGAAAAGGTTTTTTAATCAATGTTGCATCCATCGCAGGGTATTTGCCTGCTCCCGGTAGCGCAACATATGCTGCCACAAAAGCATTCGTAAAATCATTTACGGAAAGCCTTCATGAAGAAGCAAGACCTTACGGGATTTATGTGCAAGCACTCTGTCCCGGACTCACTCATTCGGATTTTCATGAAAGAGCGGGAATTGAAAAATCAAAATACCCTTCTCTACTTTGGCAAAATGCAAACGAAGTGGTGGATGAATCTCTTTCCGCACTTCGCCATAACAAAGCGGTATGTATTTCAGGTGCGGTAAACCAAAGTGCAATCAGCCTAACGGAGTTTATGCCAAGAACATTACTTCGAAAAACGGCGGGGTTGTTTCTCAAATTTGACAGGAAATAA
- a CDS encoding GNAT family N-acetyltransferase: protein MLSDLEKQCFPGEEWTSKMLASHLEYHQAFVWEENSVLSYALVCETPWEVEIFRIATVPTYQRKGAALKLLESILKRFATKDFFLEVKESNLPALSLYEKSGFSILEKRKNYYADGSTAIIMLRKKEL from the coding sequence TTGCTTTCGGACCTAGAGAAACAATGTTTCCCCGGTGAAGAATGGACTTCCAAAATGCTCGCTTCCCATTTGGAATACCACCAAGCATTTGTTTGGGAAGAAAATTCCGTCTTATCCTATGCGCTCGTATGCGAAACTCCCTGGGAAGTTGAAATCTTCAGGATCGCCACTGTTCCCACCTATCAGAGAAAAGGTGCTGCGCTTAAACTTTTAGAATCCATTTTGAAACGATTTGCCACAAAAGATTTTTTCCTGGAAGTAAAAGAGAGCAATTTGCCTGCACTCTCCTTATATGAAAAATCAGGATTTTCCATCCTGGAAAAACGAAAAAATTATTATGCCGACGGATCAACCGCAATCATTATGTTAAGGAAAAAAGAATTATGA
- a CDS encoding DNA-processing protein DprA produces MFPIVFFSHPKISGFCHKFRLWKHSNHPDGLSKEILSLVDPKIIEQVLNECYVWIHSERNRDIQLVSIYDSEYPGYLKEIYDPPLVLAVRGNKEVLKKDLISIVGTRKASPISRLATKLIIEKLKSENANLAIVSGMALGIDRETFVSALELGIPVLGVLGTCMDQEYPPGNRDLYKKVKEDPNSCLVTEFVLKTEPAKWTFPKRNRVISGLSLHVYIMESGKKSGTISTAMSALSQNREIHVFDHPLQSDNSGGKNLLNDGANPIFWEEIAANKGWIHYPQERGDGKTIGFADWKKEKDCEREFLRERNTTPLGRGAHWISIL; encoded by the coding sequence GTGTTCCCAATTGTATTTTTTTCCCATCCGAAGATCAGCGGCTTTTGTCATAAGTTCAGGTTATGGAAACATTCGAATCATCCGGACGGCTTATCGAAAGAGATTCTGTCTTTGGTCGATCCCAAAATAATTGAACAGGTATTAAATGAATGTTATGTTTGGATTCATTCCGAAAGAAACAGGGACATTCAGTTGGTATCCATCTACGATTCCGAATATCCCGGATATCTAAAGGAGATTTACGATCCTCCTTTGGTTCTTGCCGTTAGGGGAAATAAGGAAGTTTTGAAGAAAGATCTGATCTCCATCGTGGGAACCAGGAAGGCATCTCCTATTTCCCGTTTGGCGACAAAGCTGATTATCGAAAAATTAAAATCCGAAAATGCCAACCTAGCCATAGTTTCCGGAATGGCTTTAGGAATTGATCGGGAAACATTTGTATCCGCTTTGGAGTTGGGAATTCCCGTTTTAGGAGTGCTTGGTACTTGCATGGATCAGGAATATCCTCCCGGAAATCGGGACCTCTATAAAAAAGTCAAAGAAGATCCGAACTCATGTCTTGTCACCGAATTTGTGTTAAAGACGGAACCTGCCAAGTGGACTTTTCCCAAAAGAAATCGGGTGATTTCCGGTCTTTCCCTTCATGTTTACATTATGGAGTCCGGGAAAAAATCAGGAACCATTTCCACAGCTATGAGTGCTCTTTCGCAAAATAGGGAGATTCATGTATTTGATCATCCTTTACAATCCGATAATTCAGGCGGAAAAAACCTACTGAATGACGGTGCGAATCCCATTTTTTGGGAAGAGATTGCAGCTAACAAAGGGTGGATTCATTATCCTCAGGAAAGAGGAGATGGAAAAACGATAGGATTTGCCGATTGGAAAAAAGAAAAGGATTGTGAAAGGGAATTTTTAAGAGAAAGAAACACGACGCCTCTCGGAAGAGGCGCCCATTGGATTTCTATTCTTTGA
- a CDS encoding calcium/sodium antiporter has protein sequence MDEFLQASFQAFPLPLLILVIIVSILFLGKAADVLVDEAVSLSARWGVPKMIIGATIVSLGTTLPEVSVSVLAALEGNPGIALGNAVGSIICDTGLILGIAILISPPSIDKRLVNRQGWIQVGSGFLLFFFALPWDNVASAFQQGGRITQSTGFLFLILLAAYIYISIKWSRSKPGEAEAGLDDISEKEDSAPLWQILLKLAVAIGVVILSSKVLIPSVQETAIRLSIPESIIGATLVAFGTSLPELVTAIQASRRGHSELAVGNIIGADILNVLFVSGAAAAVTSTGLDAPKNFFQFFFPAMLIVLVIFRVGIAFSKDTIKRPFGVFLVLIYVAVTIAGYYFKE, from the coding sequence ATGGATGAATTCTTACAAGCAAGCTTTCAAGCATTTCCTCTTCCCCTTTTGATTTTGGTCATCATCGTCTCCATCCTATTTTTAGGCAAAGCAGCGGATGTCCTTGTAGACGAAGCGGTTTCCCTCTCCGCCCGTTGGGGTGTTCCTAAAATGATCATCGGTGCTACGATCGTAAGCCTCGGGACGACTCTTCCCGAAGTCTCAGTATCCGTCCTGGCGGCTCTGGAAGGAAATCCGGGGATTGCACTCGGAAACGCAGTCGGTTCCATCATTTGCGATACCGGGCTTATCCTCGGAATTGCCATTCTGATTTCACCACCTAGCATTGATAAGAGGCTTGTGAACCGACAAGGCTGGATCCAGGTAGGTTCCGGATTTTTATTATTCTTTTTCGCCTTACCTTGGGACAATGTTGCTTCCGCTTTTCAACAAGGCGGCCGAATCACTCAAAGTACTGGATTTCTTTTTTTGATACTACTGGCGGCTTATATTTACATCAGCATCAAATGGTCGCGTTCCAAACCGGGAGAAGCCGAAGCAGGACTTGATGATATTTCGGAAAAAGAAGATTCCGCTCCCTTGTGGCAAATATTACTCAAGTTAGCTGTTGCCATAGGAGTGGTCATTTTATCTTCTAAGGTACTAATCCCTTCCGTTCAGGAAACCGCCATCCGTTTGTCGATCCCAGAGTCCATCATCGGAGCAACACTCGTAGCTTTCGGGACTTCCTTGCCGGAGCTAGTCACTGCGATCCAAGCCTCCAGACGCGGACATTCCGAACTCGCCGTGGGAAATATCATAGGAGCGGACATATTGAACGTTCTATTCGTATCCGGAGCCGCAGCAGCAGTCACTTCCACGGGACTAGATGCACCGAAAAACTTTTTCCAGTTTTTCTTTCCGGCAATGCTCATCGTTCTCGTGATATTCCGTGTAGGGATCGCATTCTCAAAAGATACAATTAAACGACCGTTTGGTGTATTTTTAGTATTGATCTATGTCGCGGTAACAATCGCGGGATATTATTTCAAAGAATAG
- a CDS encoding PIN domain-containing protein, whose protein sequence is MALYIDTSFLLNIIYSEDGFEKNLDTFNKSNNLFSSILLEIETTRSLNLTFTKEKKSLGNKWLNDVSEFTDKLFSRINLKNVDIDIKNEIGKNKTILELKSLEATHLATALYIQKLISEELILCSWDDRFREVAQKCGLKLIKK, encoded by the coding sequence TTGGCTTTATACATTGATACCAGTTTTCTTCTGAATATCATTTATTCTGAAGATGGATTTGAAAAGAATCTGGATACTTTCAATAAATCAAACAATTTATTCAGCTCTATCCTACTTGAAATCGAAACGACCAGAAGTTTGAACCTTACTTTTACCAAAGAGAAAAAATCTCTGGGAAATAAATGGCTGAATGATGTCTCCGAATTTACTGATAAGTTGTTCTCTAGGATAAACTTAAAAAATGTAGACATTGATATCAAAAACGAAATAGGCAAAAACAAAACGATTCTTGAATTAAAATCTTTGGAGGCCACTCACTTAGCCACAGCGTTGTACATTCAAAAACTAATTTCAGAAGAACTTATCCTTTGCTCTTGGGATGACCGATTCAGAGAAGTCGCACAAAAATGTGGATTGAAATTAATTAAAAAATAA
- a CDS encoding type II toxin-antitoxin system Phd/YefM family antitoxin, translated as MKSVGIKDLKNNLSSYLDFVRNGETIIVLDRNIPIAELKKLEKSLDLTQTFIQESTSNNSMIPAKSKELITFPKSILIKAKTKDQVSKTWKKTYLEDRD; from the coding sequence ATGAAATCAGTAGGAATTAAGGATCTAAAAAACAATCTAAGTAGCTACCTTGATTTTGTCAGGAACGGAGAAACTATCATAGTTCTTGATAGGAACATTCCTATTGCGGAACTAAAGAAACTTGAAAAATCTCTCGATCTTACTCAAACTTTCATTCAAGAATCAACTTCCAATAACTCGATGATACCCGCTAAATCAAAAGAGTTGATTACTTTCCCAAAATCAATTTTGATTAAAGCAAAAACTAAAGACCAAGTTTCCAAAACATGGAAAAAAACTTATCTGGAAGATAGGGATTAA
- a CDS encoding valine--pyruvate transaminase, whose translation MILSRIAKKLTRSNGIQSLMEDLGSAWSGDTENIAFLGGGNPARIPEAEAIYRKSVESILTSGQSLESLLGDYTSPVGSDEIRRLTAEYLGKFFGATLQGNQIAFFNGSQNAYSFLLNSFSGTMEDGSFRKILLPVVPEYIGYADQTWEEDVFFANLPIVENIGTHRFRYKLNQESIPWETIGCVALSRPTNPTGNIMNREDVEWLYRESRKNNIPLLIDLAYGNPFPNLIGEKEPIQWKPGMVLSLSFSKVGLPGVRLGIIIADPKIISVLSSFAAVGNLAVGNWGQALAKSFWKEDTLIRVSNHILRPYYANKLQIALEIIEEIFAKYKVQYAIHEPEGGFFLWIHFPDLPISNKELYQTCKKENVYIVSGHYFFPGLNAQFSHTEKCIRLTYCRDRKEIARGAEIIARIVSRTAK comes from the coding sequence ATGATTCTTTCTCGAATCGCAAAAAAACTCACCCGCTCCAATGGAATCCAAAGTCTGATGGAAGATTTAGGTTCCGCCTGGTCGGGAGATACGGAAAATATAGCCTTTCTGGGCGGAGGCAACCCTGCGCGGATTCCGGAAGCGGAAGCCATCTACCGCAAATCCGTAGAATCCATCCTAACATCCGGTCAATCACTGGAATCGTTGTTAGGAGATTATACATCCCCCGTCGGATCGGATGAAATACGCCGATTGACTGCGGAATATTTGGGGAAATTTTTCGGCGCAACTCTCCAAGGAAACCAAATCGCATTTTTTAACGGCAGCCAAAATGCCTATTCTTTTCTATTGAATTCATTTTCGGGAACGATGGAAGACGGTAGCTTCAGGAAAATCCTACTTCCCGTTGTTCCGGAGTACATCGGTTATGCGGACCAGACATGGGAAGAAGATGTTTTTTTCGCTAATTTGCCTATAGTGGAAAACATAGGCACTCATCGTTTTCGTTATAAATTGAATCAAGAAAGTATTCCCTGGGAAACGATCGGTTGTGTTGCACTTTCCCGACCGACCAACCCTACGGGAAATATAATGAATCGGGAAGATGTGGAGTGGTTGTATCGGGAATCCCGAAAAAATAATATTCCTCTACTCATCGATCTTGCCTACGGAAACCCCTTTCCCAACCTGATCGGAGAGAAAGAGCCGATCCAGTGGAAACCGGGAATGGTTCTTTCCCTTAGTTTTTCCAAAGTGGGTCTACCTGGTGTTAGGTTGGGAATCATCATAGCCGATCCAAAAATCATTTCCGTGCTTTCTTCATTTGCAGCGGTGGGAAATTTAGCGGTAGGGAACTGGGGCCAAGCTCTCGCGAAGTCTTTTTGGAAAGAAGATACTCTCATTCGAGTTTCCAACCACATCTTACGTCCGTACTACGCAAATAAGCTACAGATTGCCCTGGAAATCATTGAAGAAATTTTTGCAAAATACAAAGTTCAATATGCAATTCATGAACCGGAAGGAGGATTTTTTCTATGGATTCATTTTCCAGATCTGCCGATCAGTAATAAAGAACTCTATCAAACCTGTAAGAAGGAAAATGTTTACATTGTGTCGGGACATTATTTCTTTCCCGGCCTAAATGCCCAATTTTCACACACGGAAAAATGCATACGTTTGACATATTGCAGAGATAGAAAAGAAATAGCTCGTGGGGCAGAAATCATCGCCCGGATTGTCTCTAGGACAGCAAAGTAA
- a CDS encoding DegT/DnrJ/EryC1/StrS family aminotransferase produces the protein MSTETLQRPLKKQKEIEFHKPTLSREDLKGVLECLVDEHLSSGEIVDRFEKSFSHTFKFKSSVSTNSLTSAYHLSLLSLGVEAGDSVILSSFSPIAALDAIFLIKAKPVLVDLGKNSFHPDVEQFAKKREESNAKVAIFDHSFGSIINISKYTLGETLVLEDYSEVIGATSEIVAIGKQGKVSLCGLSAENMITTGNGAMISTNDTSLAANIRSLKTGNSSKRILGEPKFEYSLIDYQAALGIEQLSKLGVIVERKKKIAQAYLQAVQNSRLETYFASPNEDSFHRFPIIVSNQGYEEVERYFKSIHIGTQRTIEEPLHSVLEESKSDFPNAERLFQRGHCIPVYPNLTKDNVQRIATAIRRIY, from the coding sequence ATGAGCACGGAAACATTACAAAGGCCGTTAAAAAAACAAAAAGAAATCGAATTTCACAAACCTACCCTGTCCCGAGAGGATTTAAAAGGGGTTTTGGAATGTCTCGTCGATGAACACTTGTCATCTGGTGAAATCGTAGATCGATTCGAAAAATCATTTTCTCATACATTCAAATTCAAGTCTTCTGTTTCCACAAATTCCCTTACTTCGGCTTATCATCTGTCCCTTCTTTCTTTGGGAGTAGAGGCGGGAGATTCGGTCATCCTTTCCAGTTTTTCTCCGATTGCTGCGCTTGATGCGATTTTTCTAATCAAAGCAAAACCGGTTCTTGTGGACTTGGGAAAAAATTCGTTTCATCCCGATGTAGAACAGTTCGCAAAAAAAAGAGAAGAATCGAATGCCAAAGTAGCGATTTTCGATCATAGTTTCGGATCCATTATCAATATCAGCAAATACACATTAGGTGAAACTCTTGTTCTGGAAGATTATAGCGAAGTGATCGGAGCGACATCCGAAATCGTTGCAATCGGAAAACAGGGAAAGGTTTCCTTATGCGGACTTTCCGCGGAAAACATGATCACCACCGGAAATGGTGCCATGATTTCTACGAACGATACTTCTTTGGCCGCTAACATTCGTTCTTTGAAAACGGGAAATTCCTCCAAACGGATTTTGGGAGAACCCAAATTCGAATACAGTCTCATTGATTATCAAGCCGCACTCGGAATCGAACAACTTTCCAAACTGGGTGTGATAGTGGAACGGAAGAAAAAAATCGCGCAAGCATATTTGCAAGCCGTTCAGAATTCAAGGCTTGAAACTTATTTCGCTTCTCCGAATGAAGATAGCTTTCATAGATTTCCCATTATTGTTTCGAACCAAGGTTACGAAGAAGTAGAACGTTATTTTAAATCGATCCATATTGGGACGCAAAGAACGATTGAAGAGCCTTTGCATAGTGTTTTGGAGGAAAGTAAATCCGATTTTCCAAACGCAGAAAGACTTTTCCAAAGAGGACATTGCATTCCTGTCTATCCTAACCTAACAAAGGATAATGTACAAAGAATTGCAACTGCGATCAGAAGGATTTATTAG
- a CDS encoding NADase-type glycan-binding domain-containing protein, which produces MIRSFFIISIIVLLQITLFSQGLNPPALSSSSILEPNKKKFLPGFAMDGKLETSWVEGVKGDGIGETLTINYKSPVLFQVLAIYNGFGDPRLWHASNRIKKIKLTADENYEETFNLKDSLSLQKLELKKEISAKEIKLTILDIYKGTGSEDTAIAEVNLISDGAHSILIPPKNTWAIGKWKTESNVARITVHSDGTCEMGYETAKMLCTWTDKGSYVQVSLEAELPITKTDKLQLRLKQGGTNPIVEVNGKHLFIANKDEV; this is translated from the coding sequence ATGATTCGATCCTTTTTTATTATTTCCATCATCGTATTATTGCAAATTACACTATTCTCCCAAGGACTGAACCCTCCTGCTTTAAGTTCATCCAGCATTCTGGAACCGAACAAAAAGAAATTCCTACCTGGATTTGCAATGGATGGTAAATTGGAAACCAGCTGGGTGGAAGGTGTAAAAGGCGACGGAATCGGGGAAACGCTTACCATCAATTACAAATCTCCCGTTTTATTTCAAGTTCTCGCCATCTATAACGGGTTTGGCGATCCTAGGCTTTGGCATGCAAGCAACAGAATCAAAAAGATCAAACTCACTGCGGATGAAAATTACGAAGAAACTTTCAACTTAAAAGATTCACTCTCTTTGCAAAAACTGGAATTGAAAAAAGAAATTTCCGCAAAAGAAATCAAGCTTACCATTTTGGACATTTACAAAGGAACAGGTAGCGAAGACACTGCGATCGCAGAAGTCAATCTTATCTCCGATGGAGCCCATTCCATTCTCATTCCCCCGAAAAATACATGGGCGATCGGCAAATGGAAAACGGAATCCAATGTGGCAAGAATTACGGTTCATTCCGACGGAACTTGCGAGATGGGTTATGAAACTGCAAAAATGTTATGTACTTGGACGGATAAAGGTTCGTATGTTCAAGTCAGTCTCGAAGCGGAACTTCCCATAACAAAGACCGACAAACTCCAGTTAAGGTTGAAGCAAGGTGGAACCAATCCGATTGTGGAAGTGAATGGAAAACATCTATTTATTGCAAATAAAGACGAAGTTTAA
- the cutA gene encoding divalent-cation tolerance protein CutA, with protein MKDLRFVYVTVGNLEEASLIAKKVVEEKLAACANILPQMTSFYFWEGKLQEDKEVVLIFKTNESKLESLILRIKELHSYEVPCIVALPIESGNPDYLDWLRKSL; from the coding sequence ATGAAAGATTTAAGATTTGTTTATGTTACGGTTGGAAATTTAGAAGAGGCGAGTTTGATCGCAAAGAAGGTTGTGGAGGAGAAACTTGCAGCGTGTGCGAATATTTTGCCTCAGATGACTTCCTTTTATTTCTGGGAAGGCAAACTTCAGGAAGATAAGGAAGTTGTTTTGATTTTTAAAACGAATGAATCCAAATTGGAATCTTTAATCTTACGAATCAAGGAACTGCATTCGTATGAAGTTCCTTGTATCGTTGCTTTACCCATTGAATCGGGCAATCCGGATTATTTGGATTGGTTGCGGAAGTCTTTATAA
- a CDS encoding glutathione S-transferase N-terminal domain-containing protein: protein MKPVLYTFPISHFSEKARWGLDIAAYDYELNPLVPGQHVTFLKQIVPDAYVPVLKDGDSTIQGSDAILDLVDKEAFGSPSTAEEREWETRIGIEIGKTLQTILYSFILDYPEIVGKLFQLVPPKKEDKTVVPDHFDLIAMVTRRRYKITPKNVDIAKQSFSDLAKEMQSRYAKSKFFNGTSFGRVDLTIASLTSAFALADEYPGSPWFRAVDMPESFISWKDSLEIESLLEKVREFYKDFRNQSK, encoded by the coding sequence ATGAAACCTGTTTTGTATACGTTCCCTATTTCCCATTTTTCGGAAAAAGCCCGTTGGGGGCTTGACATTGCGGCTTATGATTACGAATTAAATCCTCTTGTGCCGGGACAACATGTTACTTTTCTAAAACAGATCGTTCCCGATGCATACGTTCCCGTTTTAAAAGACGGTGATTCGACTATCCAAGGGTCTGATGCCATCCTGGACCTAGTGGATAAGGAAGCTTTCGGTTCTCCTTCAACTGCGGAAGAAAGAGAATGGGAAACAAGAATCGGTATTGAAATCGGAAAAACACTACAAACGATTTTATACAGTTTTATATTGGATTATCCTGAAATCGTGGGAAAATTATTTCAATTAGTTCCACCGAAAAAAGAAGATAAAACAGTAGTCCCGGACCATTTCGATCTGATCGCAATGGTAACCCGCAGAAGATATAAGATCACACCTAAAAACGTAGATATTGCAAAACAAAGTTTTTCGGATCTGGCAAAAGAAATGCAATCCAGGTATGCGAAATCAAAATTTTTCAACGGAACTTCTTTCGGTCGCGTGGATTTAACAATTGCTAGTTTAACCTCCGCATTTGCGCTTGCTGATGAATACCCGGGTTCTCCTTGGTTCCGGGCTGTGGATATGCCGGAGAGTTTTATCTCCTGGAAGGATTCCTTGGAAATAGAATCATTATTGGAAAAAGTAAGAGAATTTTATAAAGACTTCCGCAACCAATCCAAATAA